The uncultured Desulfobulbus sp. genome window below encodes:
- a CDS encoding DEAD/DEAH box helicase, translating into MQAVKALPAAEQLLLQLVSVIYEPVSASFLARCLNSLVPSFLGDRKPSSEEVSEMVARLRRKGFLSSKNQCPKILAEALTRQAIRLKRFGRMASLVERAAPVDYTHGKWSTRCWRAFRQFRIGVYGQNFDKMDEALIFWEHEGHKHLKSEPPSVLVAARAFGPKWFASLPGSFQFFLLDEVIRYSLERLQYFPRVIDYLANEKAQTVSPDERVPFRRLLASIYLLQGEFSPLQQLLAAYSDSFQGSGFAGTVAFLHGDTEAALKLFDEDLEHLKQFAGDQPFFFFGITGLFCVFALLARDEEGDRQRVQMAVNTVLRRCNGCPEEVPYRFIDAVLYASNENMPDMLALTQDLVEDKRSLSSLVALLCLHWMGIEIPVEFQEKLKDLYNQARANGYLWVAMESAELLATLDPTQEKAAQAAQNLSDTLQSRYLTHIIAPNATWKQSLQELIDLSTKIREPERLTRLSWMVEYVDGILELHPKEQKKTSGGGWTKGRTIAFQRLVRHAMDYLTEQDREISAALYQSGESSKNGGYVFNPELSMPALVGHPHVFLKRSPQTPVEIVSGEPELVVERKGDSLFIHFSQDIGEGSVAVWRETPTRFRIIKISDEHRQVAEITGRDGLLVPIAASKKVLDAIGNIASFMTVHSAIEVPGEGVPAEQVESDPSIYVHIIPYGSGFRIEFFVRPFKHGGPYLKPGAGVANLMAEIDGRRYRTKRDLRLEEDKAREIEESCPMLDLAIDFEQENKREWHLLDPEECLQVLIELEEIKDKVILEWPEGEKLAVRRQAGVNQLNLNIRTSQQDWFSLTGQLEIDQDEVIELKTLLDKVRESRSRFIPMGEGQFLALTQEFRNRLEELILYGNSQPGDDNEVKIHPLAAIALEELTHQAQTNADKGWRERLQSIADVQDMNPKEPSTLKAELRDYQKEGFTWMSRLAHLGVGACLADDMGLGKTLQSITVVLSLAHLGPSLVIAPTSVCMNWETEVRRFAPTLKFHMFSESNRDEIIPTLGKFDLLVCSYTLLQQEIDLLSQVKWQSVVLDEAQAIKNAATKRSKAAMQLDSRFRLITTGTPIENHLGELWNLFNFINPGLLGTYKQFNRRFGIPIEKYHDREARRTLKKLIRPFMLRRIKSQVLEELPPRTEITLRVEMQPEELQFYEALRQQAIENIEGSSEKTGRHLRILAEIMRLRRACCNPRLINDQVEISSTKLQVFAETVDELLGGGHKALVFSQFTGHLALIREYLDSKNIAYKYLDGTTPAKERQSQVERFQQGEGDLFLISLKAGGLGLNLTAADYVIHMDPWWNPAVEDQAADRAHRIGQKRPVTVYRLVTAGTIEEKIVRLHQEKRDLANSLLEGADMSTRISAEELLELIRSS; encoded by the coding sequence ATGCAAGCTGTTAAGGCCCTTCCTGCCGCTGAACAGCTCTTGCTCCAACTCGTTTCCGTTATCTATGAACCTGTTTCCGCAAGCTTTCTGGCTCGTTGTCTTAATAGTCTGGTTCCCAGTTTTCTTGGGGATCGCAAACCAAGCAGCGAAGAGGTCAGCGAAATGGTGGCCCGTTTGCGACGCAAAGGATTTCTCAGTAGCAAAAACCAGTGCCCAAAAATTTTGGCTGAAGCGCTGACCCGTCAGGCCATTCGCCTTAAGCGATTTGGGCGTATGGCCTCCCTGGTTGAGCGGGCGGCTCCGGTGGATTACACCCATGGAAAATGGTCCACGCGCTGCTGGCGGGCGTTCCGCCAGTTTCGTATTGGTGTATACGGACAAAACTTCGATAAAATGGATGAGGCCCTGATTTTCTGGGAGCATGAGGGGCATAAGCATCTCAAAAGTGAGCCTCCATCAGTGCTTGTGGCTGCCCGTGCCTTTGGCCCCAAGTGGTTTGCTTCTCTGCCCGGTTCCTTCCAGTTTTTTTTGCTGGATGAGGTCATTCGTTATTCGTTGGAACGGCTTCAGTATTTTCCACGGGTGATAGACTACCTGGCCAACGAGAAAGCTCAAACCGTTTCCCCGGATGAACGGGTTCCGTTTCGGCGTCTTTTGGCATCCATTTATCTTTTACAGGGCGAATTTTCCCCGTTGCAGCAGTTGTTGGCAGCATACAGCGATTCCTTTCAAGGGTCAGGATTTGCTGGCACCGTCGCCTTTTTACATGGAGATACAGAAGCGGCACTCAAGCTATTTGATGAGGATTTAGAGCACCTCAAACAGTTTGCAGGCGATCAACCGTTTTTTTTCTTTGGCATCACGGGGCTCTTTTGTGTTTTCGCGTTGTTAGCCCGTGATGAGGAGGGGGATCGCCAAAGAGTGCAAATGGCCGTGAATACGGTACTCAGACGCTGTAATGGCTGTCCAGAAGAGGTCCCCTACCGCTTCATCGACGCTGTTTTGTATGCATCAAACGAGAATATGCCAGATATGCTGGCCCTGACCCAGGACCTGGTGGAAGATAAACGGAGTTTGAGCTCGCTTGTGGCGCTGCTTTGTCTTCACTGGATGGGAATTGAAATTCCTGTGGAATTTCAGGAAAAATTGAAAGATCTCTACAACCAAGCACGTGCCAATGGCTATCTTTGGGTTGCCATGGAGTCTGCCGAGCTGCTGGCGACATTGGATCCGACCCAGGAAAAAGCCGCCCAGGCTGCCCAAAATCTTTCCGATACCCTGCAAAGCCGCTATCTGACCCATATCATTGCCCCAAACGCCACTTGGAAACAGAGCCTGCAGGAGCTGATTGATCTTTCCACTAAGATCCGCGAGCCCGAGCGGCTGACTCGCCTGAGCTGGATGGTGGAATACGTTGATGGAATACTTGAACTCCACCCCAAGGAACAGAAAAAGACCAGTGGTGGAGGCTGGACCAAAGGGCGCACCATTGCCTTTCAGCGATTGGTGCGTCATGCCATGGACTACCTCACAGAGCAGGACCGTGAGATCAGCGCGGCCCTCTACCAGTCTGGAGAGAGCAGTAAAAATGGGGGGTACGTCTTTAACCCCGAACTTTCGATGCCTGCATTGGTCGGGCATCCCCATGTTTTTTTGAAACGTTCTCCGCAGACACCGGTGGAGATAGTGTCCGGTGAGCCGGAGCTGGTGGTTGAACGAAAAGGGGACTCTCTCTTTATTCACTTCTCGCAGGATATTGGCGAGGGGAGCGTCGCGGTCTGGCGGGAAACGCCGACCCGTTTTCGAATCATTAAGATAAGTGATGAGCATCGCCAGGTCGCTGAAATTACCGGCCGTGATGGCCTGCTGGTACCCATTGCCGCCAGTAAGAAGGTCTTGGATGCTATCGGGAATATCGCTTCTTTTATGACGGTGCATTCGGCAATCGAGGTACCTGGTGAAGGTGTCCCGGCCGAGCAGGTCGAGAGTGACCCCTCTATTTACGTCCATATCATTCCTTATGGTAGTGGCTTTCGTATTGAGTTCTTTGTACGGCCCTTCAAGCATGGTGGCCCTTACCTCAAACCTGGTGCCGGAGTGGCCAATCTTATGGCCGAGATCGATGGGCGTCGCTACCGGACCAAACGTGACCTGCGTCTTGAAGAGGATAAGGCGCGCGAAATCGAAGAAAGCTGCCCGATGCTTGATCTGGCGATAGATTTTGAGCAGGAGAACAAGCGAGAATGGCATTTGCTGGATCCGGAAGAGTGCCTCCAGGTGCTCATCGAGCTGGAAGAGATCAAAGATAAGGTTATCCTTGAGTGGCCCGAAGGTGAAAAACTCGCTGTGCGGCGTCAGGCTGGCGTTAATCAGCTGAACTTGAATATTCGCACCAGTCAGCAGGATTGGTTCTCGCTGACCGGACAGCTTGAGATCGATCAGGATGAGGTTATTGAACTTAAAACTCTGCTGGACAAGGTGCGGGAGTCGCGCAGCCGTTTCATTCCCATGGGAGAGGGACAGTTTCTGGCTTTGACCCAGGAGTTTCGGAACCGTCTTGAAGAACTCATTCTCTACGGGAACAGTCAGCCCGGCGACGACAATGAGGTGAAAATTCACCCCCTGGCAGCCATTGCCCTGGAAGAACTCACCCATCAGGCCCAGACGAATGCCGACAAGGGGTGGCGGGAGCGGCTCCAGTCCATAGCCGATGTCCAGGACATGAACCCTAAAGAGCCTTCGACCTTGAAGGCCGAGCTCCGTGATTACCAGAAGGAAGGCTTTACCTGGATGAGTCGACTGGCTCATCTTGGTGTCGGTGCCTGTCTGGCTGATGACATGGGCTTGGGTAAAACCCTGCAGTCGATCACGGTGGTGCTGAGCCTGGCCCATTTAGGGCCCTCTTTGGTTATCGCCCCGACTTCCGTCTGCATGAACTGGGAAACCGAGGTTCGGCGATTTGCCCCCACACTTAAGTTTCACATGTTTTCTGAGTCCAACCGCGATGAGATTATCCCCACCTTGGGGAAATTTGATTTGCTCGTTTGTTCCTACACCCTCTTGCAGCAGGAAATTGATCTGCTCAGCCAGGTGAAATGGCAGTCTGTGGTGCTTGACGAGGCCCAAGCCATTAAAAATGCAGCGACCAAGCGCTCTAAGGCGGCCATGCAGCTGGACAGCCGTTTTCGGCTTATCACCACGGGAACGCCCATCGAGAATCACCTGGGCGAGCTGTGGAACCTTTTTAACTTTATCAATCCAGGGCTTCTGGGAACCTATAAACAGTTTAACCGCCGTTTTGGTATTCCCATTGAGAAGTATCATGACCGAGAAGCACGGCGGACGCTGAAAAAGCTTATCCGTCCCTTTATGCTCAGGCGTATCAAGTCGCAGGTACTTGAAGAGTTGCCTCCGAGAACTGAGATTACACTCAGGGTGGAGATGCAGCCGGAAGAGTTGCAGTTTTATGAAGCTCTCCGCCAGCAGGCCATTGAGAATATTGAAGGCAGCAGTGAAAAGACCGGGCGCCATTTGCGCATTCTGGCAGAGATTATGCGTTTGCGTCGCGCCTGCTGCAACCCGCGCCTTATTAATGATCAGGTCGAGATTTCCTCGACTAAACTCCAGGTGTTCGCCGAAACAGTTGATGAACTGCTGGGGGGAGGGCACAAGGCGCTGGTTTTCAGTCAGTTTACGGGGCATCTGGCTCTTATTCGAGAGTACCTTGATAGCAAAAACATTGCGTACAAGTATTTGGATGGAACAACACCTGCCAAAGAACGGCAGAGTCAGGTGGAGCGTTTTCAGCAAGGGGAAGGGGATCTCTTCTTGATTAGTCTCAAAGCCGGTGGTTTAGGCCTGAACCTGACGGCAGCTGATTACGTTATCCACATGGATCCCTGGTGGAACCCGGCTGTGGAAGATCAGGCAGCGGATCGTGCCCATCGTATTGGGCAGAAACGGCCGGTGACGGTCTACCGGTTAGTGACTGCGGGCACCATTGAAGAGAAAATCGTGCGCCTGCATCAGGAAAAACGTGATTTGGCAAACTCCCTGCTTGAAGGGGCAGATATGAGTACTCGTATCAGTGCCGAAGAGTTGCTGGAATTGATTCGTTCCAGTTAA
- a CDS encoding glycosyltransferase produces MNRSGIVITIIMGCLAFLLWKLVNEPNIEPSWPNKIQGFSFSPFHQGQSPMKPIFPSVEEIDRDLELLADDVHAVRSYTVQGTLAEIPRLAAARGLNVTLGAWITPNEKANTQEIDKLIEIYRANYRNVVRVLVGNEVLLRADLPLDQVLAHIQRVKKKVWAPVSIAEPWHIWLKYPKLVEQVDFIAVHLLPYWEGIPVDQAVDYCIRRYNELKEKYPGKQIIIGEVGWPSGGRIRQGAVASPTNQAKFLRRFLDVAEKNHYTYYIMEAFDQVWKKNLEGEAGSSWGVYNDARQPKFEFTAPVIPIPQWRELAAISIVLSVLVLALLFRDSKGLLHKGRGFLAFIAYAITTFAVWVVYDFQRQYMTLSSLVVGVVLLLAATGAILVILAEAHEWAESLWTKNFSRLPQPTHEVDDADLPKVSIHVPAYNEPPDMMIQTLDALAQLDYPDFEVLIIDNNTKDPAVWQPVEAHCQILGPKFRFFHVAPLSGFKAGALNYALERTDPLAEVVAVIDSDYIVESNWLRALTPQFADPNMAIVQAPQDYRDGDENTFKAMCFAEYRGFFQIGMVTRNERNAIIQHGTMTMVRRTVLDEVGGWGEWCITEDAELGLRIFEKGYAANYIPYSFGKGLMPDTFLDFKKQRFRWAYGSVLILRHHMMAMFGFKKTKLTGGQRYHFLAGWLPWFADGINMLFNIMALLWSCGMIIFPQYLSPPHIIFAFLPIVLFFFKSFKMFFLYRSRVVATRLQSLAAGLAGLALSHTIARAMLTGFITRKIGFFRTPKKAQANAFLKSLGDAREELLFAIALALSVVGVQLREDGDMLDIQVWAAVLAIQAIPYSAAVLVSLISGLPKLPAKLVGTMAPLKGLGKGER; encoded by the coding sequence ATGAATCGATCCGGTATCGTTATCACTATCATCATGGGCTGCTTGGCCTTTCTTCTTTGGAAGCTGGTCAATGAACCCAACATTGAACCTTCTTGGCCCAATAAAATTCAGGGCTTTTCTTTTTCCCCCTTCCATCAAGGGCAGTCTCCGATGAAACCGATCTTTCCCAGTGTGGAAGAGATCGACCGTGACCTGGAACTGCTCGCCGATGATGTACATGCAGTCCGTTCATACACGGTTCAGGGAACGCTGGCAGAGATCCCTCGTTTGGCTGCAGCCAGAGGACTGAATGTCACGCTGGGAGCCTGGATCACTCCCAATGAGAAAGCGAACACTCAAGAGATCGACAAACTTATTGAGATTTACCGAGCTAACTATCGCAACGTTGTTCGAGTCCTTGTGGGCAATGAGGTCCTGCTTCGTGCTGACTTGCCTCTTGATCAGGTCCTTGCCCATATTCAGCGGGTAAAGAAAAAGGTCTGGGCACCTGTGAGTATCGCCGAGCCCTGGCATATCTGGCTTAAATATCCCAAGCTGGTGGAACAGGTCGATTTCATAGCCGTCCATCTCTTGCCTTACTGGGAAGGTATTCCGGTGGATCAGGCTGTTGATTACTGCATACGACGCTACAACGAACTTAAAGAAAAATACCCAGGCAAACAGATCATTATCGGAGAAGTTGGCTGGCCCAGTGGAGGCCGCATCCGCCAGGGTGCGGTTGCCAGCCCCACCAACCAGGCCAAATTTCTTCGCCGCTTTCTTGATGTGGCCGAAAAAAATCACTACACCTACTACATCATGGAGGCCTTTGATCAGGTTTGGAAAAAGAACCTGGAAGGTGAGGCTGGATCGAGTTGGGGCGTCTACAACGATGCCCGCCAACCTAAATTTGAGTTTACCGCCCCAGTTATTCCCATTCCCCAATGGCGGGAACTGGCAGCCATCAGTATTGTGCTTTCAGTTCTCGTCCTGGCTCTACTCTTCCGTGACAGCAAAGGGCTGCTCCATAAGGGCCGCGGGTTTCTTGCCTTTATAGCCTATGCCATTACCACCTTTGCTGTCTGGGTCGTCTATGATTTTCAACGCCAGTACATGACCCTCTCCTCTTTGGTGGTGGGAGTGGTTCTGCTTCTGGCGGCTACCGGTGCTATCCTTGTTATTTTAGCAGAGGCCCACGAGTGGGCCGAATCACTCTGGACCAAGAATTTCAGTCGCTTGCCTCAGCCAACTCATGAGGTAGACGATGCAGATTTACCGAAGGTCTCCATCCATGTTCCGGCCTACAACGAACCGCCAGACATGATGATTCAGACTCTCGATGCGCTTGCACAGCTGGATTACCCTGATTTTGAAGTCCTCATTATTGACAATAACACGAAAGACCCGGCCGTCTGGCAGCCGGTTGAAGCACATTGTCAAATCCTGGGACCAAAATTCCGTTTCTTTCATGTGGCACCGCTTTCCGGATTCAAAGCCGGAGCACTGAACTACGCCCTTGAACGCACAGATCCTCTCGCAGAAGTCGTCGCGGTGATTGACAGCGATTATATTGTCGAATCCAATTGGCTCAGAGCCCTCACTCCCCAGTTTGCTGACCCCAACATGGCCATTGTCCAGGCGCCGCAGGATTATCGGGACGGAGATGAGAACACTTTTAAAGCCATGTGCTTCGCCGAATACCGTGGTTTCTTCCAGATTGGCATGGTCACCCGTAACGAACGCAATGCCATCATCCAACACGGGACGATGACCATGGTCCGACGCACAGTTCTTGATGAGGTCGGCGGCTGGGGTGAATGGTGTATCACCGAAGATGCGGAATTGGGCCTCCGCATTTTTGAGAAAGGATATGCCGCTAACTACATTCCTTATAGCTTCGGCAAAGGGCTGATGCCCGACACCTTTCTTGACTTTAAAAAACAGCGTTTTCGTTGGGCTTATGGTTCGGTGCTTATCCTTCGCCATCATATGATGGCCATGTTTGGGTTCAAGAAAACCAAGCTCACCGGAGGTCAACGCTACCATTTTCTAGCGGGATGGCTGCCCTGGTTTGCCGACGGGATCAACATGCTCTTTAATATTATGGCATTACTTTGGTCCTGCGGCATGATCATTTTCCCCCAATATCTCTCACCGCCGCATATCATCTTTGCCTTTTTACCCATCGTGCTTTTTTTCTTTAAGAGCTTTAAGATGTTTTTTTTGTATCGCAGTCGTGTCGTTGCAACCCGGCTTCAAAGCTTGGCTGCTGGACTCGCCGGCCTGGCTCTGTCCCACACCATCGCCCGGGCCATGCTGACCGGGTTCATCACTCGAAAAATCGGTTTTTTCAGAACCCCTAAAAAGGCACAGGCCAACGCCTTTTTAAAATCACTGGGCGATGCCCGTGAAGAACTGCTTTTTGCAATAGCCCTAGCTCTTTCTGTGGTCGGTGTACAACTCAGGGAAGATGGTGATATGTTGGACATTCAGGTCTGGGCAGCGGTGCTTGCCATTCAGGCCATCCCCTACTCTGCAGCGGTACTGGTTTCATTGATCAGCGGGCTTCCTAAACTCCCGGCTAAGCTGGTGGGGACCATGGCCCCCTTGAAGGGGCTGGGTAAGGGGGAAAGATAA
- the recO gene encoding DNA repair protein RecO — MGRDFPQITDGYVLDVSRYGEADKLVTLYTQDRGRIASIAKGAYKSKQRFVNKLEPYSLLRLFYQTPRTSGLYFLQEAELIESHLPLRQESRRYVAACHFIELILKFTQEQDPDPELYHLLSWTLTQFSQTPTPLKISVFSQIHLLRILGYQPNLNTCGRCHQPVISPRSYLLLAGNGTLLCSHCHPQPSPIPRLSVQTLRTLARVQSTPTERLPRLQLPSLGILEALQGLHNYLLHLLQHDIHSWKILHQLALNQASAAQSSRAQ, encoded by the coding sequence ATGGGCCGTGATTTCCCTCAGATAACAGACGGATATGTCCTTGATGTCTCCAGGTATGGAGAGGCAGATAAACTGGTCACCCTCTATACCCAGGATCGAGGCCGAATTGCATCCATTGCAAAAGGAGCCTATAAAAGTAAACAACGGTTCGTCAATAAACTTGAACCGTATTCGCTCCTGCGTCTCTTTTACCAGACACCTCGAACATCAGGATTATATTTTCTCCAGGAAGCGGAACTTATTGAAAGCCACTTACCACTCCGGCAGGAAAGCCGTCGTTATGTGGCCGCATGCCATTTCATCGAACTTATTTTAAAATTTACCCAAGAACAGGACCCAGATCCCGAACTGTATCACCTGCTCAGCTGGACACTTACCCAGTTCAGCCAAACACCAACTCCGTTGAAAATTTCGGTTTTTTCACAGATACACCTTCTGAGGATCCTGGGGTACCAACCCAACTTAAACACCTGCGGCCGCTGTCATCAGCCAGTCATTTCACCACGCTCGTACCTGTTGCTCGCGGGCAACGGTACCCTGCTGTGTAGCCACTGTCACCCCCAGCCCTCACCCATTCCACGTCTTTCGGTCCAGACTTTGCGAACCCTCGCCCGAGTCCAATCAACCCCAACTGAACGCCTGCCACGTTTGCAGCTGCCCTCATTGGGCATCCTGGAAGCGCTGCAGGGGTTGCATAATTACCTGCTTCACCTCCTTCAGCACGACATCCATTCCTGGAAAATTCTCCACCAACTGGCACTCAACCAGGCATCTGCAGCACAAAGCTCACGAGCCCAATAA
- a CDS encoding helix-turn-helix domain-containing protein, whose product MNSDRHAAIVTSTVGEQLKCMRQHLKLSFEDVMDKTRISRANLRAIETSRYNKLPADAYTKGLIRIYANHLGLDGEALGQQFLQERSSQKALLHSSTKRGQAQPALEPNKMAKQARVSSAMAATCLLACIVISFTGFCLYFNWNPFSYLTDKTLVLPHSVNSNFHPADPTTSGIRAQNRLNLQAVFYKDCQVQVILDDQPPSAHAYMKGATIQWEAHQSMQLVFWGANCAELQYNGTVLPPPVFHQGRATLRLPPPVHGP is encoded by the coding sequence ATGAATTCTGATCGACATGCTGCCATTGTCACCAGCACGGTGGGAGAACAGCTTAAATGTATGCGCCAGCACCTCAAACTGTCTTTTGAGGATGTGATGGATAAAACCCGTATTTCCCGCGCCAACCTTCGGGCAATTGAAACCTCTCGCTACAACAAGCTGCCTGCTGATGCCTATACCAAAGGGCTTATCCGGATATATGCAAACCATCTCGGACTTGATGGAGAAGCCCTGGGCCAACAGTTTCTTCAAGAACGGTCTTCTCAAAAGGCGCTACTGCATTCCTCCACAAAGAGGGGGCAGGCGCAGCCAGCTCTTGAACCCAATAAAATGGCTAAACAGGCGCGTGTCTCCTCTGCCATGGCAGCGACCTGTCTTTTAGCTTGTATTGTAATCTCATTTACCGGATTCTGTTTATATTTTAACTGGAACCCCTTCAGTTATCTCACCGACAAAACCCTTGTTTTACCCCATTCGGTCAACTCTAACTTTCACCCTGCTGATCCGACCACTAGTGGTATTCGGGCTCAAAATCGCTTGAACCTACAAGCCGTCTTTTATAAAGACTGCCAGGTACAAGTCATTCTCGATGATCAACCACCCAGCGCACATGCGTACATGAAGGGGGCCACAATTCAGTGGGAAGCGCATCAATCAATGCAACTGGTTTTTTGGGGCGCAAATTGCGCAGAATTACAATACAATGGCACCGTGCTCCCCCCACCGGTCTTTCACCAGGGACGGGCGACACTGCGCCTCCCCCCTCCTGTCCATGGGCCGTGA
- a CDS encoding SurA N-terminal domain-containing protein codes for MFPAHTSEIMIQRVFFFCALAIFAFSLTSATAQIVDRSVAIVNNDTITLSEVNELGASFFKKVTEDSSPERLNEALYRARLSVIDKLIEKKLMVQEAQKLQIQVSDQEVEGALQRILSNNQTTLEQFRKELGSMGMSEKQYREELRDQILSSRLVNYEVRTKVVIPEEQILDYYDTHYVEQSAGGYYLRQIGFIWGQPLANGVTQTQEQARKKVQEVYDLAQTGKDFKALASTYSDLPNAVDGGDLGLFQLNELAPYIRDAVSPLKAGEISPIVATGNSYLFFKVVSTEKGKIIPKAPYEEVKDTIKEKLSQQAMEKRFKEWMQSIREKAYIKIL; via the coding sequence ATTTTCCCTGCCCACACAAGCGAGATTATGATTCAACGAGTTTTCTTTTTTTGTGCCCTTGCCATCTTTGCCTTCTCCCTGACCTCAGCAACTGCGCAAATTGTTGATCGCAGCGTTGCCATCGTCAACAATGACACTATTACCCTCTCTGAGGTTAATGAACTGGGAGCCTCTTTTTTCAAGAAGGTCACTGAGGATTCCTCGCCAGAACGACTTAACGAAGCCCTGTATCGTGCCCGCCTGTCAGTCATTGATAAGTTGATTGAAAAAAAGCTTATGGTTCAGGAAGCCCAAAAGTTGCAAATACAAGTCAGCGACCAGGAAGTGGAAGGAGCTCTGCAACGCATTCTTTCCAATAATCAGACGACTCTCGAGCAATTTCGCAAGGAGCTAGGCTCCATGGGGATGAGCGAAAAGCAGTACCGTGAGGAGTTACGTGACCAAATCCTCAGCTCTCGTCTGGTAAATTACGAGGTACGGACAAAAGTCGTCATTCCTGAAGAGCAAATTCTTGATTACTATGATACCCATTACGTCGAACAGTCCGCGGGCGGTTACTATCTGCGCCAAATTGGGTTTATCTGGGGGCAACCTCTCGCCAATGGCGTCACCCAAACACAAGAGCAGGCCAGAAAAAAAGTCCAAGAGGTGTATGATTTGGCCCAGACAGGGAAAGACTTCAAAGCCCTGGCCAGCACCTATTCAGATCTTCCCAATGCTGTAGACGGCGGAGATCTGGGGTTGTTCCAACTCAATGAACTCGCCCCCTACATTCGGGACGCTGTCAGCCCGCTCAAAGCAGGGGAAATCAGCCCTATTGTCGCAACGGGAAATAGTTACCTATTTTTTAAAGTCGTCTCCACCGAAAAAGGAAAAATCATCCCCAAGGCTCCCTACGAAGAAGTAAAAGATACAATTAAAGAAAAACTCTCTCAGCAGGCCATGGAAAAGCGGTTTAAAGAATGGATGCAATCCATTCGTGAGAAGGCGTACATCAAAATTCTCTAA
- a CDS encoding TlpA disulfide reductase family protein, giving the protein MQQFFQELSRAYRVAFLFFFVFLTTGTCSAAVNVPLFTLPTAKDGALISSGSYAGQTLLITFFAPWCGPCLQEIPALKAVQAEFSEQGFSVLALAVDEGGPGTVARLMEKAGINYPVLLADDPTRRQFGGIPTIPTSFLVNKQGHVVKKYGGLVPQRLLERDIESVL; this is encoded by the coding sequence GTGCAGCAATTTTTTCAAGAGCTTTCCAGAGCCTACCGTGTGGCGTTTCTTTTTTTCTTTGTATTTCTCACCACCGGTACCTGTTCTGCGGCGGTCAATGTTCCGCTTTTTACCCTGCCCACAGCCAAGGATGGTGCTCTTATTTCCAGTGGGAGCTATGCGGGGCAAACGCTCCTGATTACTTTTTTTGCTCCTTGGTGCGGTCCGTGTTTGCAGGAAATCCCTGCCCTGAAAGCGGTGCAGGCTGAATTTAGTGAACAGGGGTTTTCCGTGCTGGCCTTGGCTGTCGATGAAGGCGGGCCCGGAACCGTAGCCCGTCTGATGGAAAAAGCGGGGATTAATTATCCGGTACTGTTAGCCGATGATCCTACTCGGCGTCAATTTGGAGGCATCCCAACCATCCCCACTTCTTTTCTGGTCAATAAACAAGGGCATGTGGTGAAAAAATATGGAGGGCTGGTCCCGCAGCGGTTGTTGGAAAGAGATATAGAATCAGTGCTTTAA
- a CDS encoding methyltransferase domain-containing protein: MDPQTLPEQERKLYNAIKKQYKIAFEGLKIGEYSLHLLRMTDLEEILDGKDPLKDVTTFPFWIRLWEAAIVLSQFIAGTPCKPGTKLLELGAGLGAPGLTAAKVGYDVTLSDYEDIILDFERINAAASRLDNVECLMLDWLKPDTTQRYDVILGAEILFREEFFQPLLNVLEKTLKPGGVIYLAHDSNRQSLKPFLQMAEKDYKIAASQKRLKSFEGDKTVILNRLQPRH, from the coding sequence ATGGATCCGCAAACCTTACCAGAGCAGGAACGCAAGCTGTATAATGCCATCAAAAAACAGTACAAAATCGCCTTTGAAGGCTTGAAAATCGGAGAGTATTCTCTCCATCTTCTGCGTATGACCGATCTGGAAGAGATTCTGGATGGCAAGGATCCGCTTAAAGATGTGACCACTTTTCCCTTCTGGATTCGTCTCTGGGAAGCAGCTATTGTCCTCTCTCAATTTATTGCCGGAACCCCCTGCAAACCGGGAACCAAACTGCTGGAACTTGGGGCTGGACTTGGCGCACCAGGGCTGACCGCTGCCAAGGTCGGCTATGATGTGACCCTCTCAGATTATGAGGATATTATCCTGGATTTCGAGCGCATCAACGCTGCTGCCAGCCGTCTGGACAACGTCGAATGTCTCATGCTGGACTGGCTCAAACCCGATACCACCCAGCGTTATGATGTTATCCTTGGCGCCGAAATTCTTTTTCGCGAAGAGTTCTTTCAACCACTTTTGAATGTGCTTGAGAAAACGTTGAAACCTGGCGGGGTTATTTATCTGGCCCATGACAGTAACCGTCAGAGTTTGAAGCCGTTTTTGCAGATGGCGGAAAAGGATTACAAGATTGCCGCCTCTCAGAAACGGCTCAAAAGCTTTGAGGGCGATAAAACTGTTATCCTCAACCGTCTGCAGCCTCGCCACTGA